Genomic DNA from Pseudomonas fluorescens:
TGTGCGTCGGGTTTCCATCCCTCTGCACAGCCGCCAGCCTGACGATTTCCTGCGGTGCCGTGGGTGCTGAATTGCAACTGTGCAAGGAGGCCGTCGAGGCGTGGTCGAAGCAGACCGGCAACAGCGTCGAAGTGGTTTCCACGCCTAACTCGGCGACCGAGCGGTTGTCGTTCTACCAACAGATCCTCAGTGCGCAATCCAGCGACATCGACATCATCCAGATCGACATGGTGTGGCCGGGAATGTTGGCCAAGCACTTGATGGACCTGCGCGAAGTGCTTCCTGCCAACGCGACCCAGGGTTACTTCCAGGCCCAGGTGGACAACGCCACGGTGAACGGGCGCCTGGTGACCATGCCGTGGTTCACGGACTCGGGGCTGCTGTATTACCGCAAGGACCTGCTCGAGAAGTACAACAAGCCCGTGCCCCAGACCTGGGAAGAAATGACCACGACTGCCAGGGCTGTCCAACAGGCCGAACGCGCTGCCGGGAACGCCAATGCCTGGGGTTATGTATTCCAAGGGCGCGCCTACGAAGGCCTGACGTGTAACGCACTGGAGTGGATCAGCAGCCAGCCGCAAGGCGGGCTGGTCAATCAGCAAGGCGACATCGTGGTCAACAGCCAGGCCTCAAGGGCCGCATTGACCCTGGCCAAAAGCTGGGTGGGAGACATCTCCCCGCGTGGCGTACTCAATTACACCGAGGAAGAAGGACGCGGCGTCTTCCAGTCGGGCAATGCGTTGTTCATGCGTAACTGGCCTTATGTCTGGGCCCTGGTGCAAAGCCAGGACAGCGTCGTGAAGGACAAGGTCGGCGTCGCTCCCCTGCCCCGCGGCGGCGAGACGGGCACCCATGCGTCCACCCTCGGCGGCTGGGGCCTGGCGGTGTCGCGCTACAGCGCCAACCCCAAGCTCGCCGCAGAACTGGTGAGCTACCTGAGCAGCGCCCAACAACAGAAACACCGCGCCCTGGTGGGTGCCTACAACCCGGTGATCGAGTCGCTGTACCAAGATCCCGAGTTGCTCGCGGCCATGCCGTACTACAGCCAACTGCGCAGCATCCTCAATGATGGGGTCATGCGCCCTGCTTCAATCACCGCCGACCGCTATCCACGGGTCTCCAATGCTTTCTTCGATCAAGTGCACGGCGTGCTGGCGGACGAACGGCCGGTCGATCAGGCGCTGGCCGAACTGGAAAGCGAACTCACGCGCATCAAACGCCGGAACTGGTAAGCCACAAGGAAGGAAATCACCATGTCTGTCTCCACTACACTCGCCCCCGGCGACGACGAGTACCTGCTCAATCGGGAAACGCCGGTACAACGCCGTCGCGTTCGCGCCGCCTGGCTGTTCCTGAGCCCGATGTTGCTATGCCTGGCCCTGGTGGCGGCCTGGCCGCTGCTGCGCACATTCTGGTTCAGCCTGACCGACGCCAGCCTGGCCGACACGGGCGATGCAACCTTTGTCGGCTTGAGCAATTATCTGTTTCACAGCAGCGCGGGCTGGTCCGGCATCCTGGTCGATCCGCAGTGGTGGAACGCGGTGCGCAACACCCTGCATTTCACCGTGGTGTCAGTGGGATTGGAAATCGTACTGGGGCTGATGGTGGCGTTGCTGCTGAACGTCAAGTTCACTGGACGCGCGCTGGTGCGGGCGTTGATCCTGATCCCCTGGGCAATCCCGACCATCGTCTCGGCGAAAATCTGGTCATGGATGCTCAACGACCAGTTCGGCATCATCAATCACCTGATGCTCGGCCTCGGCCTGATCGATGCGCCACTGGCCTGGACAGCCGACGCGGACCTGTCGATGTGGGCCGTGATCATCGTCGACGTCTGGAAGACCGTGCCTTTCGTCACGCTGCTGATGCTGGCGGCCTTGCAGATGTTGCCCAGCGACTGCTACGAAGCCGCCAGGGTCGATGGCATTCACCCGGTGAAAGTGTTCTGGTGGGTCACCCTGCCGCTGCTGATGCCGGCATTGCTGGTGGCGGCGATCTTTCGCATCCTCGATTCCTTGCGGGTGTTCGATGTCATCTATGTGCTGACCTCGAACTCATCGAGCACCATGAGCATGTCGGTCTATGCCCGTCAGCACCTGGTGGAATTCCAGGACGTCGGTTACGGCAGCGCCGCTTCGACCTTGCTGTTTCTGGTCGTGGCGGTAATCGCCATGGCGTACCTGTACCTCGGACGCCGTCAGCTGGAGGTTCGTTCATGAGCCCGCGCCTGCTGAAAAAAGCCCTGCTGCGCGCCGGGTTCTGGTGCCTGATCGGGATCTTGCTGCTGTACGCGGTCTTTCCGTTCTACTACGCCATCGTGACGTCGCTGAAGCCGTCCAGCGCCTTGTTCCAGGTGAGCTACTGGATCGATAACCCCGACTTCTCCAACTATGCCGCCGTGCTGGGCCAGGCCTCGTTCCTGCGGGCCATCGGCAACTCGCTGGTGGTTGCGCTGTGCGTGGTCGCGCTGGCGTTGCTCCTCAGCCTGACCGCCGCCTATGCCCTGGGCCGGGTGAAGTTTCGCGGACGCGGCGTGGTGTTGATGATGGTCCTGGGCGTCTCGATGTTTCCACAAGTCGCGGTGCTGTCGGGATTGTTCGAAGTGATACGTGCCCTGGGCCTGTACAACACGTCCTGGGCGTTGATCCTGAGCTACACGATCTTCACTTTGCCCTTCACCGTCTGGGTGCTGACCACCTTTATGGGACAACTGCCTCATGAGCTGG
This window encodes:
- a CDS encoding ABC transporter substrate-binding protein; translation: MKQLKSILPAALLGLCVGFPSLCTAASLTISCGAVGAELQLCKEAVEAWSKQTGNSVEVVSTPNSATERLSFYQQILSAQSSDIDIIQIDMVWPGMLAKHLMDLREVLPANATQGYFQAQVDNATVNGRLVTMPWFTDSGLLYYRKDLLEKYNKPVPQTWEEMTTTARAVQQAERAAGNANAWGYVFQGRAYEGLTCNALEWISSQPQGGLVNQQGDIVVNSQASRAALTLAKSWVGDISPRGVLNYTEEEGRGVFQSGNALFMRNWPYVWALVQSQDSVVKDKVGVAPLPRGGETGTHASTLGGWGLAVSRYSANPKLAAELVSYLSSAQQQKHRALVGAYNPVIESLYQDPELLAAMPYYSQLRSILNDGVMRPASITADRYPRVSNAFFDQVHGVLADERPVDQALAELESELTRIKRRNW
- a CDS encoding carbohydrate ABC transporter permease, with the translated sequence MSVSTTLAPGDDEYLLNRETPVQRRRVRAAWLFLSPMLLCLALVAAWPLLRTFWFSLTDASLADTGDATFVGLSNYLFHSSAGWSGILVDPQWWNAVRNTLHFTVVSVGLEIVLGLMVALLLNVKFTGRALVRALILIPWAIPTIVSAKIWSWMLNDQFGIINHLMLGLGLIDAPLAWTADADLSMWAVIIVDVWKTVPFVTLLMLAALQMLPSDCYEAARVDGIHPVKVFWWVTLPLLMPALLVAAIFRILDSLRVFDVIYVLTSNSSSTMSMSVYARQHLVEFQDVGYGSAASTLLFLVVAVIAMAYLYLGRRQLEVRS
- a CDS encoding carbohydrate ABC transporter permease, with the protein product MSPRLLKKALLRAGFWCLIGILLLYAVFPFYYAIVTSLKPSSALFQVSYWIDNPDFSNYAAVLGQASFLRAIGNSLVVALCVVALALLLSLTAAYALGRVKFRGRGVVLMMVLGVSMFPQVAVLSGLFEVIRALGLYNTSWALILSYTIFTLPFTVWVLTTFMGQLPHELEEAAIMDGASPWVTLTRVLLPLLWPALVTTGLLAFIAAWNEFLFALTFTLTDSQRTVPVAIALISGGSPHELPWGLLMAASVLVTVPLVILVLIFQRRIVSGLTAGALKG